A window of Juglans regia cultivar Chandler chromosome 7, Walnut 2.0, whole genome shotgun sequence contains these coding sequences:
- the LOC108982442 gene encoding glutathione S-transferase T2-like, which yields MNRWSTIQKLTNKFCAYIAQVESLHPSDATVQDKIEKAKMLYKEMVGSNFTMEYCWCLLKHQPKWQQHISTFGKKRKPQEKYVGEVDVDLAEEEVLTERPPGKKVEKERERKRKSMEGKEVEIKTALAKMTEDRATTMEERRNAMLKADEKSEKIFELKKKKFELEQKNFELKIMMLDVRGMNAMQQEYFSNIQLAIFKDSKSHSGCTSTSPSTPYGGI from the exons ATGAATCGATGGTCCACGATTCAAAAATTGACAAATAAGTTCTGTGCATATATAGCACAGGTAGAGTCATTGCACCCGAGTGATGCAACCGTGCAAGACAAG ATTGAGAAGGCCAAGATGTTGTACAAAGAGATGGTAGGGTCTAATTTTACAATGGAATATTGTTGGTGTCTTTTGaaacaccaaccaaaatggcagcaACACATATCTACCTTTGGTAAGAAGAGAAAgccacaagaaaaatatgttggtgAAGTTGATGTTGATTTAGCCGAGGAGGAGGTTCTTACTGAGAGACCTCCAGGCAAAAAagttgagaaagaaagggagaggaagcggAAGTCGATGGAAGGTAAAGAGGTAGAGATCAAAACAGCGTTAGCTAAAATGACCGAGGATAGAGCGACGACCATGGAAGAGCGGAGAAATGCTATGTTGAAAGCAGacgaaaaaagtgagaaaatatttgaactaaagaagaagaagtttgaactAGAGCAGAAGAATTTTGAACTAAAGATAATGATGCTAGATGTACGTGGCATGAATGCCATGCAACAAGAATATTTCAGTAATATTCAATTAGCAATTTTTAAGGATTCGAAGTCCCATTCCGGATGTACATCTACATCTCCTTCGACACCTTATGGAGGTATCTAA
- the LOC109008428 gene encoding probable xyloglucan galactosyltransferase GT14, translated as MENAIAGRCSHQLWLVFLILSVLCFVLFHFDYSTMMPADNELPFSLDQINPVVISENQTHLATNQSVTDESVGEESDADTCLGRYVYVHNLPSRFNYNLLKNCQSLTRGTNSNMCPYLANLGLGTEIENSQGVLSNQSWFSTNQFSLEVIFHNKMKRYECLTNDSSLASAIFVPYYAGLDISQYLWSPNISVRDSPGKDLLNWLVERPEWKKMWGRDHFLVAGRISWDFRRQTDDASDWGTKFRFLPESQNMTMLSVESSSWKNDFAIPYPTNFHPFKDSQVLEWQSSVRTQDRSYLFTFAGAPRPDLSNSVRGVVIEQCRSSKACKFINCSSDGNKCDNPVNLMKVFRSSVYCLQPPGDSYTRRSIFDSILAGCIPVFFHPGTAYAQYLWHLPGNGTEYSVYIPVKDVKNWNGSVEKILLGISKDKELAMREEVIGLIPSIVYADPRSRLETFEDAFDLAVKGVLERIESVRCVIREGKDPSVGFAEGDDYKYTFSEWQEYEKDPLL; from the coding sequence ATGGAGAACGCAATCGCCGGAAGATGCTCTCATCAACTATGGTtagtcttcctcatcctctctGTTCTCTGCTTCGTACTGTTCCACTTTGATTATTCAACTATGATGCCTGCCGACAATGAACTCCCTTTCTCACTCGACCAAATAAACCCTGTGGTTATTTCGGAGAACCAAACCCATTTAGCCACCAATCAGTCTGTCACGGACGAAAGCGTAGGGGAAGAGAGTGATGCAGATACTTGCCTGGGTAGATATGTGTATGTTCATAATCTGCCAAGCAGGTTTAACTATAATTTGCTCAAGAATTGTCAGTCTCTTACCAGAGGGACCAACTCCAACATGTGCCCCTACCTGGCGAACTTGGGTCTCGGCACCGAAATTGAGAACTCCCAAGGGGTTTTGTCAAACCAGAGTTGGTTTTCCACGAACCAATTCTCATTAGAAGTCATTTTCCACAACAAGATGAAGCGGTACGAGTGCTTGACCAATGATTCGTCTCTGGCCTCTGCAATTTTTGTGCCATATTATGCTGGTCTAGATATTAGTCAATACCTATGGAGTCCCAACATATCCGTGAGGGACTCTCCTGGGAAGGACCTTCTCAATTGGCTGGTAGAAAGACCGGAGTGGAAGAAAATGTGGGGCAGAGACCATTTCTTGGTTGCGGGGAGGATTTCTTGGGATTTCAGAAGGCAAACAGACGATGCCTCCGATTGGGGTACCAAGTTTAGGTTTCTGCCTGAATCCCAGAACATGACAATGTTGTCAGTTGAATCAAGCTCTTGGAAAAATGATTTTGCAATACCATATCCAACAAACTTTCATCCTTTCAAAGACAGTCAAGTCTTAGAGTGGCAAAGCAGTGTGAGAACCCAAGACCGGAGTTATCTGTTTACTTTTGCTGGTGCACCGCGTCCTGACCTCAGCAATTCTGTTCGAGGTGTGGTTATTGAACAATGCAGATCTTCAAAAGCTtgcaaatttataaattgtagtTCAGATGGGAACAAGTGTGACAACCCAGTTAatcttatgaaggtgtttcGGAGCTCGGTTTATTGTTTACAGCCTCCGGGGGATTCCTACACTAGGCGATCCATTTTTGACTCCATTTTGGCTGGTTGTATTCCGGTTTTCTTTCATCCCGGTACTGCTTATGCTCAATATTTGTGGCATCTACCAGGGAATGGTACCGAGTATTCTGTGTATATACCTGTTAAGGACGTGAAAAACTGGAATGGGAGCGTGGAGAAGATATTGCTTGGGATTTCAAAGGACAAAGAATTGGCCATGAGAGAGGAAGTTATAGGGCTCATTCCAAGTATAGTTTATGCAGATCCCAGGTCCAGATTAGAGACTTTCGAGGATGCATTTGATTTAGCAGTGAAGGGAGTTCTTGAGAGGATAGAAAGTGTTAGGTGTGTAATTAGGGAGGGGAAGGATCCTAGTGTCGGTTTTGCAGAAGGAGATGATTATAAGTACACATTTTCTGAGTGGCAAGAATATGAAAAGGATCCCTTACTCTGA
- the LOC109008430 gene encoding protein RALF-like 32, with product MGNLFMRTKRMKATALFLLLAPLLLVLGSFYAVAAGDNNNDDEHGRCTGSILECGVEMADHEELMEKEYSSTNTRFVAAQIKYIIPDVFRADQPACGKVTRGDSYRKSCLPPPSNPQNRGCSSYYRCRR from the coding sequence ATGGGAAACTTGTTCATGCGCACAAAAAGAATGAAAGCAACCGCCTTGTTTCTTTTGCTTGCACCACTGTTACTGGTTCTTGGCTCGTTTTATGCAGTTGCTGCTGGAGATAACAACAATGACGATGAGCATGGACGATGCACTGGTTCGATTTTAGAATGTGGGGTCGAAATGGCTGATCATGAAGAGTTAATGGAGAAGGAATATTCAAGCACAAACACAAGGTTTGTTGCAGCACAGATCAAATACATAATTCCAGATGTTTTCAGGGCCGATCAGCCTGCCTGTGGCAAAGTAACAAGAGGTGATTCCTACAGGAAAAGTTGCCTGCCTCCACCTTCCAACCCTCAGAACAGAGGCTGCTCCAGCTACTACAGGTGCAGGAGGTGA
- the LOC109008429 gene encoding selenium-binding protein 2-like: MATDVAVLEHGVLEEKDAGASACCHAGPGYATPVEAMSGPRETLIYVTCVYTGTGREKPDYLATVDVDPSSPTYSKVINRLPVPYVGDELHHSGWNACSSCHGDPSADRRFLILPSLVSGRIYVIDTKTNPKAPALHKVVEPEDIIQKTGLAYPHTSHCLASGDIMVSCLGDKDGNAAGNGFLLLDSEFNVKGRWEKPGHSPLFGYDFWYQPRHNTMISSSWGAPAAFTKGFNLQHVSDGLYGRHLYVYSWPGGELRQTLDLGNTGLIPLELRFLHDPSKDTGYVGCALTSNMVRFFKTENGSWSHEVAISVKPLKVQNWILPEMPGLITDFLISLDDRFLYFVNWLHGDVRQYNIEDPKTPILTGQVWVGGLLQKGSPVVAEFEDGKTWQSDVPEIKGHRLRGGPQMIQLSLDGKRLYVTNSLFSTWDRQFYPELVEKGSHMLQIDVNTEKGGLAVNPEFYVDFAAEPDGPSLAHEMRYPGGDCTSDIWT; this comes from the exons atGGCGACGGATGTGGCGGTGTTGGAACATGGAGTGCTGGAGGAGAAGGATGCGGGCGCGAGCGCTTGTTGCCATGCAGGGCCTGGGTACGCCACCCCGGTGGAGGCCATGTCTGGTCCCAGAGAAACTCTGATCTATGTCACTTGCGTTTACACTG GAACTGGAAGAGAGAAGCCGGATTACCTGGCCACGGTTGATGTAGATCCAAGCTCTCCTACTTATTCAAAAGTTATCAACAGGTTGCCTGTGCCTTATGTAGGTGATGAGCTACATCATTCAGGGTGGAATGCATGCAGTTCTTGCCATGGAGATCCATCAGCAGATCGACGTTTTCTGATCCTACCTTCACTGGT ATCGGGTCGCATATATGTGATTGACACCAAAACCAATCCAAAAGCTCCAGCATTGCATAAAGTTGTTGAGCCTGAAGATATCATTCAGAAGACCGGTTTAGCTTATCCGCACACATCCCATTGCCTTGCTTCTGGAGACATAATGGTTTCATGTCTTGGAGATAAAGATGGAAATGCTGCAGGGAATGGCTTTCTTCTCCTTGACTCTGAATTCAATGTGAAAGGAAG GTGGGAGAAACCTGGGCATTCTCCGCTGTTTGGCTATGATTTCTGGTACCAACCACGGCACAACACAATGATTAGCTCATCATGGGGTGCCCCTGCTGCTTTCACAAAAGGTTTCAACCTTCAACATGTTTCTGATGGCTTGTATGGGAGGCATCTGTATGTGTATAGCTGGCCTGGGGGCGAACTGAGACAAACATTGGATCTTGGCAATACAGGGCTCATACCTTTGGAG TTAAGGTTCTTGCATGATCCTTCAAAAGATACAGGATATGTTGGGTGTGCACTGACTAGTAACATGGTGCGATTTTTCAAGACCGAAAATGGCTCATGGAGCCATGAG GTTGCAATATCAGTGAAGCCACTGAAGGTTCAAAACTGGATTCTTCCAGAAATGCCGGGGCTTATTACTGATTTTCTGATCTCTCTTGATGATCGCTTTCTGTACTTTGTGAACTGGCTTCATGGGGACGTGAGGCAGTATAACATTGAGGACCCAAAGACACCTATATTGACAGGACAAGTATGGGTTGGGGGACTCTTACAAAAGGGCAGCCCCGTAGTGGCTGAGTTTGAAGATGGTAAAACATGGCAGTCTGACGTTCCGGAGATCAAG GGACATCGGTTGAGAGGAGGACCTCAAATGATCCAGTTGAGTCTAGATGGGAAACGGCTCTATGTCACCAACTCGCTCTTTAGCACATGGGATCGTCAATTTTATCCTGAACTTGTGGAGAAAGGATCGCATATGTTACAGATTGATGTCAACACGGAGAAAGGTGGCCTGGCAGTAAATCCCGAATTTTACGTGGATTTTGCAGCCGAACCTGATGGTCCTTCACTAGCCCACGAGATGAGATATCCTGGCGGTGACTGCACTTCAGATATATGGACTTAG